From the Oleiphilus messinensis genome, one window contains:
- the cheY gene encoding chemotaxis response regulator CheY — MKILVVDDFSTMRRIIKNLLRDLGFTNADEADDGSTALPMLQTGKYDFLVTDWNMPGMTGIDLLKAVRADDNLKSLPVLMVTAEAKRDQIVAAAQAGVNGYVVKPFTAAVLKEKIEKIFERIDS; from the coding sequence ATGAAAATTCTGGTAGTAGATGATTTTTCTACTATGCGCAGAATTATTAAAAACTTACTTCGAGATTTGGGTTTTACCAATGCAGATGAGGCGGACGATGGCAGTACCGCGTTACCCATGCTGCAAACCGGTAAATACGATTTCCTTGTAACCGACTGGAATATGCCAGGTATGACCGGTATTGATCTGCTCAAGGCAGTCAGGGCCGATGATAATTTAAAAAGTCTGCCTGTGTTAATGGTGACGGCGGAAGCCAAGCGAGATCAGATCGTAGCTGCCGCCCAAGCGGGAGTGAACGGGTATGTGGTTAAGCCGTTTACAGCAGCTGTACTTAAGGAAAAGATAGAGAAAATTTTTGAACGAATCGATTCCTGA
- a CDS encoding RNA polymerase sigma factor FliA: protein MYKDASMQQADALVRKHAFLVKRIAQHLAARLPASVQLDDLIQSGMIGLLEASRKYDATKGASFETYAGIRIRGAMMDEIRRGDWVPRSVHRNSRRISEAMKAVEDRKGRDATDAEVADELGIPLDEYYASIQDSLSGKLFSYEELLESGDGNASIELDSDLDDRANIPYEGMQKQSFQEQLAKAISTLPEREQLVLSLYYDEELNLKEIGQVLSVSESRVSQIHGQAALRLRSRLMDWI from the coding sequence ATGTATAAAGATGCGAGTATGCAACAAGCGGATGCCTTGGTCCGGAAACATGCGTTTCTGGTCAAGCGTATCGCGCAGCATTTGGCTGCCCGGTTACCTGCCAGTGTGCAACTGGATGACCTAATTCAAAGCGGTATGATTGGTTTATTGGAAGCGTCCCGGAAGTATGATGCAACCAAAGGCGCTTCATTTGAAACTTATGCAGGGATTCGCATTCGTGGTGCTATGATGGATGAGATTCGTCGCGGCGACTGGGTACCCAGGTCGGTTCACCGTAACAGTCGTCGGATAAGTGAGGCGATGAAAGCGGTCGAAGATCGCAAGGGTCGTGATGCAACCGACGCAGAAGTGGCAGATGAATTGGGTATTCCCCTTGATGAATATTATGCCAGTATTCAAGATAGTTTGAGTGGCAAGCTTTTCAGCTACGAAGAATTACTGGAGTCGGGAGATGGTAATGCCAGTATCGAGCTGGATAGCGATCTCGATGACCGGGCAAATATCCCTTATGAAGGGATGCAGAAGCAGTCTTTCCAGGAACAGCTCGCAAAAGCGATCTCGACTTTACCAGAGCGTGAGCAATTGGTGCTCTCACTGTACTATGATGAAGAACTGAACCTCAAAGAAATCGGACAAGTGTTGTCGGTAAGCGAGTCCCGAGTCAGCCAGATTCACGGTCAGGCTGCGTTGCGCTTGCGCTCGAGATTGATGGACTGGATCTAG
- a CDS encoding ParA family protein produces the protein MKVWSVANQKGGVGKTTSVVALGGLFAEQKRRVLLMDLDPHGSLTSYFKHDPDTIENSAFNLFAYNGKVPTELPRQLIVPTGVEYLDLLPASTALATLERRMVGVEGMGLIISKTLNILWDDYDYVLIDNSPSLGVLMINALAACQKLIIPVQTEFLALKGLERMMHTLQMVIRSQSHELDYMIVPTMFDRRTQASTQTLRTLKKQYAEHIWRFAIPVDTKFRDASRMGIPPGNLDAATHGVRAYKRLLVDLLN, from the coding sequence GTGAAGGTTTGGTCCGTGGCGAATCAAAAAGGGGGAGTGGGTAAAACAACCTCAGTCGTGGCGCTAGGCGGGTTATTTGCGGAGCAGAAGCGTCGGGTATTGTTAATGGATCTCGATCCCCACGGTTCGCTGACCAGTTATTTTAAACATGACCCGGATACAATTGAAAATAGCGCATTTAATTTATTTGCTTACAATGGAAAAGTACCGACCGAATTGCCGCGACAACTGATCGTGCCAACGGGTGTGGAGTATCTTGACTTACTCCCTGCATCTACTGCGTTGGCGACCTTGGAGCGCAGAATGGTTGGTGTGGAAGGCATGGGGTTGATTATTTCTAAAACCCTGAATATTTTATGGGACGACTACGATTATGTTCTCATTGATAATTCGCCGTCCCTTGGCGTGTTAATGATTAATGCACTGGCAGCCTGTCAAAAGCTGATTATTCCTGTGCAAACCGAGTTTTTGGCGTTAAAGGGGCTGGAACGAATGATGCATACACTGCAAATGGTAATTCGGTCTCAGAGTCACGAATTGGACTACATGATTGTACCAACGATGTTTGACCGAAGAACCCAGGCGTCTACGCAAACACTTCGAACCCTGAAAAAACAGTATGCGGAACATATATGGCGCTTTGCAATTCCGGTTGACACAAAGTTCAGGGATGCGAGTAGAATGGGAATACCACCTGGCAATCTTGATGCAGCGACCCATGGCGTAAGAGCTTACAAACGGCTGTTGGTTGATCTGTTGAATTGA
- the motD gene encoding flagellar motor protein MotD, translating into MRRRNEEEHDSKERWLVSYADFITLLFAFFVVMYSISSVNEGKYKVLSQTLEGVFNASQRSITPIEVGDKVSYSSSQAEDNNINPIHIAPRGADSNVNTEVNTFQEITDKISSSLEVLISNGLVTVNENDQWIEISLDSGILFQSGDAEPVDDAFPVIEKIARTLSGAENAILVEGFTDNVPIKTRKYPTNWELSSARAATVVRMLQMEGVDPKRLAAIGYSEHQPIATNSSADGRRKNRRVVLLISRQNNVRASVRK; encoded by the coding sequence ATGCGCAGACGTAACGAAGAAGAACATGATAGTAAAGAACGTTGGCTTGTCTCCTATGCAGACTTTATAACGTTGTTATTTGCGTTCTTTGTTGTGATGTATTCGATTTCGTCTGTGAACGAAGGAAAGTACAAAGTGCTATCCCAGACACTTGAAGGGGTATTTAATGCCTCCCAGCGGAGTATAACGCCGATTGAGGTGGGTGATAAGGTGTCCTACTCCAGCTCCCAAGCCGAAGATAACAATATCAATCCAATTCACATCGCCCCGCGTGGTGCGGACAGTAATGTCAATACTGAGGTCAATACGTTTCAAGAAATTACCGATAAGATATCCTCTTCTCTTGAAGTTTTGATCTCGAATGGTCTGGTGACAGTAAATGAAAATGACCAGTGGATCGAAATCTCATTGGACAGCGGTATCTTGTTTCAGAGTGGTGATGCCGAGCCGGTAGATGATGCTTTCCCCGTTATTGAAAAGATAGCGCGAACCCTAAGTGGTGCTGAAAACGCGATACTTGTGGAAGGATTTACCGACAATGTTCCGATTAAAACCCGTAAGTACCCGACCAACTGGGAGCTGAGTTCCGCTCGCGCCGCGACCGTCGTTCGAATGTTGCAAATGGAAGGCGTGGACCCCAAACGATTAGCTGCGATCGGTTACAGTGAACACCAACCCATCGCGACCAATAGCAGTGCGGATGGGCGCCGGAAAAACCGTCGTGTCGTACTGCTGATCTCTCGACAAAATAATGTCCGAGCAAGTGTTCGAAAATAG
- a CDS encoding flagellar motor protein has translation MDFLSVLGVILAFGALIGGNYLEGGHVESLLNFPAALIVIGGTFAAICIQSSFGLLMLSLKRLRWVFVPPYISLEDGIDKIIGWSVRARKNGLLGLEPLTDKEKERFANKGLQLLVDGAEPETIRSVLEVEMITTETRSMDVAKVYESMGGYSPTIGIIGAVLGLIHVMTNLQDPKLLGAGIATAFVATIYGVAFANMLFFPIANKIKEITRKQATYHELIIEGVVSISEGENPRAIELKLKGFLAE, from the coding sequence ATGGATTTTTTAAGTGTTCTTGGTGTTATTCTCGCCTTTGGAGCGCTGATCGGTGGCAACTACCTGGAAGGCGGTCACGTTGAGTCACTGCTTAATTTCCCTGCAGCTTTAATCGTAATTGGTGGGACGTTCGCTGCTATTTGCATACAGTCTTCCTTTGGATTGCTCATGCTTTCATTAAAACGTCTACGCTGGGTGTTTGTGCCCCCTTATATCAGTCTTGAAGATGGAATAGACAAAATAATTGGCTGGAGCGTCCGAGCACGGAAAAATGGTTTGTTGGGGTTGGAGCCTTTAACGGATAAAGAAAAAGAGCGATTTGCAAACAAAGGTTTGCAGCTGTTGGTTGACGGGGCTGAACCGGAAACCATCCGAAGCGTGTTGGAAGTTGAAATGATCACCACAGAAACCCGCAGTATGGATGTTGCCAAGGTTTATGAAAGCATGGGTGGGTACTCGCCCACAATCGGCATTATCGGTGCTGTGCTGGGGTTAATACATGTGATGACCAATTTACAGGATCCTAAACTGTTGGGGGCGGGTATTGCCACGGCTTTCGTTGCAACGATCTACGGGGTCGCATTCGCCAACATGCTTTTCTTCCCCATCGCGAATAAAATAAAGGAAATCACGCGAAAACAAGCAACCTATCATGAATTGATTATTGAAGGTGTTGTGTCTATCTCGGAAGGGGAAAACCCCAGAGCAATAGAGTTGAAGTTGAAAGGTTTTTTGGCCGAGTAA
- a CDS encoding protein phosphatase CheZ, translated as MTEKNKDERESLMDFEIRLRDQAATLKDLVDSGNIGQALTVISELNQTRDVSLYQEVGKLTRSLHEAIRNFHLDGSISEQNSAELSKMTDASDRLTYVVQLTNNAANKTLDLVEESMPIASELKEEAEVLKQDWARLRRREMAPEEFRELYKRMDLFLDKMTVQSDQVYRNLSDILLAQDFQDLTGQVIQKVTALVKEVEVNLVNLVRMAGKVDQITGTEHEFEKQEQDATLGEGPQIKAAEREDVVSGQDDVDDLLSSLGF; from the coding sequence ATGACTGAAAAAAATAAAGACGAAAGGGAATCACTGATGGATTTTGAAATCCGACTCAGGGATCAGGCTGCAACGCTGAAAGATCTGGTGGATTCGGGAAATATCGGGCAAGCGTTGACCGTGATTTCTGAATTGAATCAGACGCGGGATGTCAGCCTGTATCAGGAAGTGGGTAAATTGACCCGAAGTTTGCACGAAGCCATTCGTAATTTTCATTTGGATGGCAGTATCAGCGAGCAAAACAGTGCTGAACTGTCAAAAATGACCGATGCTTCAGATCGCTTAACCTATGTCGTTCAACTGACCAACAATGCAGCAAATAAAACGTTGGATCTGGTTGAAGAAAGCATGCCAATTGCTTCCGAACTGAAAGAGGAGGCTGAAGTTCTAAAGCAGGACTGGGCTCGCTTGAGACGTCGGGAAATGGCACCTGAAGAGTTTCGTGAACTGTACAAGCGAATGGATTTGTTCCTCGATAAAATGACAGTTCAATCTGATCAGGTTTATCGTAATCTTTCAGATATTTTGCTTGCCCAGGACTTTCAGGATCTTACCGGCCAGGTTATCCAGAAGGTTACTGCTTTAGTTAAAGAAGTCGAAGTTAATCTGGTTAATCTCGTCCGTATGGCGGGCAAAGTTGATCAAATTACGGGTACTGAACACGAGTTCGAAAAACAAGAACAAGATGCGACCCTTGGCGAAGGTCCACAAATCAAAGCTGCGGAGCGTGAAGACGTTGTATCCGGACAGGATGATGTTGATGATTTGCTTTCCAGCCTGGGTTTTTAA
- a CDS encoding chemotaxis protein CheW produces the protein MVKRYNPKAGAEHEGSAAKPHAEMDGYNDSSIRPQDAINEFLLEMIPVKTELTERFEQQKEEEDQVRQVRLRERTQSRTKSNASRKLVAEKAHHNTTLVKKNLVQSQDSQDRDHTKTMFTPDELAQQKEEEEAERWLAELETKPIKPDPGEQLDGAASSTNRLEEVETKVDPESISSNPVIARPVNENRSLYTVPDNSPREALDERASLAVQRAAARDKASRLDGSTQFREPVSLAEKLLRARLASTLEETHNTKRVEQTKESVVETEAKSKLDSAEPAVVAETIAAEAIVSESMVAERQTQGERDVDSEVLSPDIKCDATSQKLTKAETLAKPVEKPVVAVESDALAVAPPAPPGNGVKSGRPEWSEKEFECLLFEVAGLMLAVPLISLGSIHTMAPELTSIVGRSRWFMGLMQTQDRSLRVVDTALWVMPERYQERYRDQYTYVIRLGNSEWSLACNRVDQAITLSPDDVKWRSERSKRPWLAGTVVDRMCALMDVATLEAMLERNEMPSS, from the coding sequence ATGGTTAAGCGCTATAATCCGAAAGCCGGAGCGGAGCATGAAGGCTCGGCAGCAAAGCCGCACGCGGAAATGGATGGCTACAATGACTCCAGTATCCGTCCCCAGGATGCGATAAACGAATTTCTTCTTGAAATGATCCCGGTCAAGACGGAGTTAACCGAACGTTTTGAGCAACAAAAGGAAGAGGAAGATCAGGTTCGACAAGTGCGCTTGAGAGAGCGTACTCAATCCAGGACGAAGAGTAACGCAAGCCGGAAGCTGGTCGCGGAAAAGGCTCACCATAACACAACCTTGGTCAAGAAAAACTTGGTTCAAAGTCAGGATAGTCAGGACAGGGATCACACAAAAACTATGTTTACCCCGGATGAGCTTGCTCAGCAGAAAGAAGAGGAAGAGGCGGAACGCTGGTTAGCGGAATTGGAAACAAAACCGATTAAACCTGACCCTGGCGAGCAGCTTGATGGCGCAGCGTCATCCACGAATAGACTTGAAGAAGTTGAAACAAAGGTTGATCCAGAATCAATTTCAAGCAATCCGGTTATCGCCAGACCGGTTAATGAAAACCGTTCCCTGTATACCGTTCCGGACAACTCCCCACGTGAAGCGTTGGATGAGCGTGCCTCGCTTGCGGTTCAGAGAGCAGCGGCGCGGGATAAAGCCAGCAGATTGGATGGGAGTACTCAATTCCGGGAACCTGTATCCCTGGCCGAGAAGTTACTCCGTGCCCGGTTGGCCAGCACCTTGGAAGAAACGCATAACACCAAACGTGTCGAGCAAACCAAGGAATCCGTGGTCGAAACAGAGGCTAAGTCAAAGCTGGATTCTGCTGAGCCAGCCGTCGTTGCAGAAACCATCGCTGCTGAAGCCATCGTTTCAGAAAGCATGGTTGCAGAGCGGCAGACTCAAGGTGAGCGTGATGTTGACAGCGAAGTGCTTTCACCAGACATAAAATGTGATGCAACTTCGCAAAAGCTGACTAAAGCCGAAACACTGGCCAAGCCGGTCGAGAAGCCCGTCGTTGCTGTCGAATCCGATGCTTTGGCTGTGGCTCCACCCGCACCGCCGGGCAATGGCGTAAAATCCGGGCGACCGGAATGGAGTGAAAAAGAATTTGAATGCTTGCTGTTTGAAGTCGCAGGATTAATGCTCGCTGTACCGCTGATTTCCCTGGGCTCGATCCATACCATGGCGCCTGAATTAACCAGTATTGTGGGACGGTCCAGATGGTTTATGGGCTTGATGCAAACCCAGGATCGATCACTACGGGTTGTTGATACCGCATTGTGGGTGATGCCTGAGCGCTATCAGGAGCGTTACAGAGATCAGTACACTTATGTCATCCGATTAGGTAACAGTGAGTGGTCTTTGGCCTGCAATCGTGTGGATCAGGCGATTACCTTGTCTCCGGACGATGTTAAGTGGCGGTCTGAACGGAGTAAAAGACCTTGGCTCGCCGGAACGGTTGTTGATCGAATGTGTGCATTGATGGACGTCGCGACTTTGGAGGCCATGTTGGAACGTAACGAAATGCCGTCGAGTTGA
- a CDS encoding chemotaxis protein CheA encodes MAFEADEEILQDFLVEAGEILELLSEQLVDLERNPEDRDLLNAIFRGFHTVKGGAGFLQLDALVDCCHVAENVFDILRNGKRPVTSELMDVVLQALDAVNEMFEQVRNREEPSAADPELLHALELLATPAEAGSASTPAPPPEPQQETVVSAPDVVEASGDDAGDITDDEFEQLLDALDGPANGNSPQEASQSAPEAPPPPASSAADDIDLFGMDDEPVGSSSDDEITEEEFEKLLDELHGPGKHAGAPGTEEAPAATVSPASASVEASGDDITDDEFERLLDDLHGVGKFGAGLDEGAVQNGSTSQSAPPPSGAAGKASSGDDLITDDEFENLLDELHGSGKGPTRDDATTESAASSSSVSPPVRPQGATPGKASAPVPSQSSVPAQNASADKAVAPAANRGAPPKPPAKEASIATETTVRVDTKRLDDIMNMVGELVLVRNRLKRLGDEIADESMQKAVSNLDVVTGDLQSAVMQTRMQPIKKVFGRFPRVVRDLARNLKKEVNLILRGEDTDLDKNLVEALSDPLVHLVRNAVDHGIEAPDVRENAGKARTGRVILSAEQEGDHILLSIEDDGAGMDPDVLRRKAVEKGLYDADAADRLTDNECFNLIFAPGFSTKDQISDVSGRGVGMDVVKTKIAQLNGTLNIDSELGRGSRIIIKVPLTLAIMPTLMVMLENQSFAFPLVSVVEIFHLDITRTNVVDGQECVVVRDKVYPLFHIKRWLIRGMYTDTNSTTAHVVIVSVGTKRVGFVVDQLIGQEEVVIKPLGKMLHGTPGMAGATITGDGRIALILDIPSLLQRYA; translated from the coding sequence ATGGCGTTCGAAGCCGATGAAGAAATTCTACAGGATTTTTTGGTTGAAGCGGGCGAAATTCTGGAGCTGCTTTCGGAACAATTAGTTGATCTGGAGCGGAACCCGGAAGACCGGGATTTATTGAATGCTATCTTCCGCGGTTTTCATACCGTGAAAGGTGGGGCCGGTTTCCTGCAATTAGATGCGTTGGTTGATTGTTGTCACGTTGCAGAAAACGTTTTCGATATTCTCCGTAATGGTAAACGACCCGTAACCTCGGAACTGATGGATGTTGTTCTTCAGGCTTTGGATGCTGTAAACGAAATGTTTGAGCAGGTCCGGAATCGGGAAGAACCCTCAGCTGCTGACCCGGAATTACTGCACGCGCTGGAATTGCTGGCTACACCAGCCGAAGCCGGCTCAGCATCTACCCCTGCTCCGCCACCTGAACCGCAACAAGAAACTGTCGTTTCGGCGCCAGATGTGGTCGAAGCCTCGGGTGATGATGCGGGTGATATCACCGATGATGAGTTTGAGCAATTGCTGGACGCTTTGGATGGCCCCGCGAATGGGAATTCGCCTCAGGAGGCAAGTCAAAGTGCACCTGAAGCGCCACCACCTCCCGCCAGCTCGGCAGCAGATGACATTGATTTGTTCGGCATGGATGATGAACCTGTCGGCTCAAGCTCTGATGACGAAATTACCGAAGAAGAATTCGAAAAGTTGCTGGACGAACTCCATGGGCCAGGCAAGCATGCGGGAGCACCCGGCACTGAGGAAGCGCCCGCTGCGACAGTTTCTCCTGCTTCTGCGTCGGTTGAAGCATCGGGTGACGATATTACCGATGATGAATTCGAAAGATTGCTGGATGATCTTCATGGTGTAGGAAAATTTGGCGCAGGATTAGATGAGGGGGCGGTACAGAATGGCTCCACTTCCCAGAGCGCTCCACCTCCATCTGGGGCGGCTGGTAAAGCATCATCTGGAGACGATCTGATTACAGATGATGAATTTGAAAACCTGCTGGATGAGCTCCATGGTTCCGGCAAAGGGCCGACCAGAGACGATGCGACAACAGAGAGTGCAGCCTCATCATCTTCTGTGTCTCCTCCAGTTCGGCCTCAGGGCGCTACGCCCGGGAAGGCTAGCGCACCTGTTCCATCCCAGTCTTCGGTGCCTGCTCAAAATGCGTCTGCAGATAAGGCTGTTGCGCCTGCAGCGAATCGTGGAGCACCACCTAAACCACCCGCCAAAGAAGCCTCAATCGCGACCGAAACCACTGTACGAGTTGATACCAAGCGACTAGACGACATCATGAATATGGTAGGCGAACTGGTATTGGTTCGAAACCGGCTTAAGCGGTTAGGGGATGAAATCGCTGACGAGAGCATGCAAAAAGCGGTTTCAAACCTTGATGTGGTGACTGGCGACTTACAATCTGCCGTGATGCAAACCCGGATGCAGCCGATCAAAAAGGTCTTTGGTCGTTTTCCTCGAGTTGTCCGGGACCTCGCGCGGAATCTGAAGAAAGAAGTAAACCTGATACTTCGAGGTGAAGATACAGACCTCGACAAGAACCTTGTAGAAGCACTTTCGGATCCATTGGTGCATTTGGTCCGTAATGCGGTTGATCATGGTATTGAAGCACCGGATGTTCGAGAAAATGCAGGCAAAGCGCGAACCGGTCGTGTAATTCTCTCTGCGGAACAGGAAGGGGATCATATACTGCTCTCGATTGAAGATGACGGTGCAGGGATGGATCCTGATGTGTTGCGACGTAAAGCCGTTGAGAAGGGGTTATATGATGCCGATGCCGCAGACCGATTAACAGATAACGAATGTTTTAACCTGATTTTTGCCCCCGGGTTTTCGACCAAAGACCAAATCTCTGATGTGTCTGGCCGTGGCGTTGGTATGGACGTGGTGAAAACCAAAATCGCCCAGCTAAATGGCACACTTAACATTGATTCTGAACTGGGACGTGGTTCCCGGATTATCATCAAAGTGCCACTGACTCTGGCGATCATGCCGACGTTAATGGTTATGCTTGAAAATCAGTCATTTGCTTTTCCATTAGTCAGCGTTGTCGAGATTTTCCATTTGGATATTACCCGTACCAACGTTGTTGATGGGCAAGAGTGTGTTGTTGTTCGGGACAAAGTTTACCCACTGTTCCATATCAAGCGCTGGTTGATTCGGGGAATGTATACGGACACGAACTCAACCACCGCTCATGTTGTGATTGTGTCTGTTGGGACCAAGCGAGTCGGATTTGTTGTGGATCAATTGATTGGTCAGGAGGAAGTCGTTATCAAACCATTGGGCAAAATGCTCCATGGGACGCCAGGCATGGCTGGGGCTACCATAACCGGTGATGGTCGGATTGCGTTGATTCTTGATATTCCAAGTTTGTTGCAGCGTTACGCATAA
- a CDS encoding protein-glutamate methylesterase/protein-glutamine glutaminase has protein sequence MAVRVLVVDDSGFFRRRVCEILKSVTEIEVVGTASNGREAVEQSKRLKPDVITMDYEMPVMDGISAVKEIMASQPTPVLMFSSLTYEGARVTLDALAAGAVDFLPKNFEDISRDSSTLQDVLKQRIIAVAKSHLRSFSPSVSRGVPSEPPKPEPSKHTISPPRESRRNVSNRPDANVQRTQRRSTLSGRSGQSVSVRASDVSATPRQVQSTSPTEAVRIKPRSYSCVLIGTSTGGPLALQKVLTQLPRDFPAPIVLVQHMPASFTPAFAERLNKLCAIEVREASDGDTLQKGVALLAPGGKQMMLESRGGTKVRILEGDNRLNYKPCVDVTFGSAAKVFPGKTLGIILTGMGADGREGCRMMKNAGSAVWSQNEDSSVIYGMPMAVAKAGLTDLVLSLEEFAPQLISSVV, from the coding sequence GTGGCTGTTCGAGTTCTGGTGGTTGATGATTCGGGCTTTTTCAGACGTCGAGTCTGTGAAATTTTAAAAAGTGTAACTGAGATTGAGGTTGTAGGTACCGCCTCAAATGGGCGAGAGGCGGTTGAACAATCCAAACGCCTGAAACCCGATGTCATCACAATGGATTACGAAATGCCCGTGATGGATGGTATTTCTGCCGTCAAGGAAATTATGGCATCTCAGCCGACACCAGTATTGATGTTTTCTTCATTGACATATGAAGGTGCCAGGGTAACGTTAGATGCCCTTGCTGCCGGAGCCGTCGATTTTCTGCCCAAGAATTTTGAAGATATTTCCCGTGACTCCAGCACCCTTCAAGATGTGTTGAAACAGCGTATTATTGCTGTCGCAAAGAGTCACCTGCGCTCATTCTCACCCAGTGTATCCCGCGGGGTTCCCAGTGAACCGCCAAAACCGGAACCCTCAAAACATACAATCAGCCCCCCCCGTGAGTCCCGCCGAAATGTGTCCAACCGTCCAGATGCTAACGTGCAGCGTACTCAACGCCGGTCGACTCTGTCAGGGCGTTCAGGACAGAGCGTTAGTGTGCGTGCCTCGGATGTTTCTGCAACGCCTCGGCAAGTGCAAAGCACTTCGCCTACAGAAGCCGTAAGGATCAAACCCAGGAGTTATAGCTGTGTACTGATTGGGACCTCAACCGGGGGACCGCTGGCACTGCAGAAAGTACTTACGCAGCTACCCAGGGATTTTCCTGCCCCGATTGTATTGGTGCAACATATGCCTGCCAGCTTTACACCGGCTTTTGCGGAGCGATTGAATAAGTTGTGTGCCATTGAAGTAAGGGAGGCCAGTGATGGTGATACGTTGCAAAAAGGCGTTGCCCTGTTAGCACCTGGGGGAAAACAAATGATGCTGGAGAGTCGCGGTGGAACAAAAGTACGTATCCTGGAAGGCGATAACCGTCTAAATTACAAACCATGCGTAGATGTTACGTTTGGCTCTGCAGCCAAGGTTTTTCCCGGTAAAACCCTGGGGATCATTCTGACTGGCATGGGAGCGGATGGCAGGGAAGGGTGCCGTATGATGAAAAATGCCGGGTCCGCAGTCTGGTCGCAGAATGAGGACAGCTCTGTGATCTATGGTATGCCCATGGCGGTTGCCAAGGCAGGCCTCACTGACCTGGTCTTGTCTTTGGAGGAATTCGCACCCCAGCTCATCAGTAGCGTGGTCTGA